A genomic region of Miscanthus floridulus cultivar M001 chromosome 3, ASM1932011v1, whole genome shotgun sequence contains the following coding sequences:
- the LOC136542153 gene encoding proteasome subunit beta type-4-like, with amino-acid sequence MDGFAKSIGGGGPNVPAGSHPAGGSQAAAGGGATQRTQYPYVTGTSVIALKYKDGVIMACDTGASYGSTLRYKSVERIKAVGKHSIIGASGEYSDFQEILRYLDELTLSDHMWDDGNSLGPKEIHNYLTRVMYNRRNKFDPLWNSLVIGGVKKGPKGDEKYLGMVNMIGTHFEENHVATGFGNHLAIPILRAEWHEDMTFEEAVKLVEKCLLVLLYRDRSSINKFQIAKITTEGSTIYPPYSLKTYWGFTHFENPARGAVGSW; translated from the exons ATGGACGGCTTCGCCAAgagcatcggcggcggcggccctaaCGTTCCGGCGGGATCCCACCCCGCGGGCGGGAGCCAGGCGGCGGCAGGAGGAGGCGCGACGCAGCGGACGCA GTATCCATATGTGACTGGTACTTCAGTCATTGCCTTGAAATACAAGGATGGTGTGATCATGGCATGTGACACTGGAG CCTCCTATGGATCAACTTTGAGATACAAGAGTGTGGAACGCATTAAGGCAGTTGGCAAGCATAGCATCATTGGAGCAAGCGGAGAGTACAGCGATTTCCAGGAGATCCTGCGCTATCTGGATGAACTAAC tCTGTCTGATCATATGTGGGATGATGGAAACTCTCTGGGCCCCAAAGAGATCCACAATTatttgacaagagtgatgtacaACAGACGCAACAAGTTTGATCCTCTCTGGAACTCACTTGTAATTGGTGGAGTGAAAAAGGGTCCAAAGGGTGATGAGAAGTATCTTGGCATG GTTAACATGATTGGTACCCACTTTGAGGAAAACCATGTCGCTACTGGATTTGGAAATCATCTGGCGATCCCAATACTTCGTGCTGAATGGCACGAGGATATGACTTTTGAAGAAGCTGTTAAGCTGGTTGAGAAGTGCTTGCTGGTCTTGCTGTACCGTGACAGGTCATCTATCAACAAATTCCAG ATTGCCAAGATCACAACTGAAGGATCAACCATCTACCCGCCATACTCCTTGAAGACCTACTGGGGCTTCACTCACTTTGAAAACCCAGCCCGGGGTGCTGTGGGATCATGGTAG